The Dreissena polymorpha isolate Duluth1 chromosome 2, UMN_Dpol_1.0, whole genome shotgun sequence nucleotide sequence CAGTGTTCGCATTCGctaagtaaataaacatacacactaTATCAGTTAcgtttatgcacatacatatctTCAAGATGTCGACGAATGTGCCCCTATCCCTTGTAAGAACGGTGCGACGTGCAGTAATCTTCTGAACGATTATTCGTGCAAGTGTGCACCGGGCTGGCAAGGAAAAAACTGCGACCAGGGTAAGtgttcactatatatatatatatatatatatatatatatatatatatatatatatatatatatatatatatatatatatatatatatatatatatatagtttttacacTCAATCGGACTGTTAAGTGAATTCCTTAACAGAGCTCCCGGAATAACAGGGCAAATATATTCCAACTTTTGTATTCGGGTTTGCAACCTGCGTTAGACGTTTTGAAGCCATTACGCTTGCAGGCGATGTGTTGTCGCTGGTTCAATTTAACGCCAACAAGGCGAAGGTAAAAAATCATTTTCTCTGTgtcaatgtgttttgttttaaaaattatacaaCCACGCTGATTATTTGAAACctgcatgttttttgtttgtttatcgtTTAGATATCAACGAATGCACGCCCGCCCCGTGTAAGAACGGCGCCACGTGCACTAATCTTCAGAACGCGTACTCCTGCGCATGCTCATCAGGCTGGCAAGGCATcaactgtgatcagggtatgactataaattattttaaaatgagaaTACTTGTTTCATTCACGTTTACCTTCTTTCCTTTGACAATATTAAACAAAGTTTCTTCATACCCAGTCTGTAAATGAGTGGCAAGTTAACATTATTACATAGTGTCAAACAAGTAATGGCATTCCCATTTCACAATTatataaatttgttaaataatggTCCTGACTTGCAGGTAAATATCAGTCAGTCACCACAAATGCATAGGCTCTGagcattgttgttttttactcaacGTCAGCACTCTGTTGCAAATGTTCGAAACGATCACtgcttttatataattattgccAAATGTACAATAAAAAACCCTTTGTCCAATAAGTTTAATGTAATATAGCGATATATTTGACAGAGAGAATGGAATGTAAACGTTAtttcagatatcaacgaatgcgcGCCCGCCCCGTGTAAGAACGGTGCCACGTGTAACAACCTTCAGAATGCGTACTCGTGCACTTGTGTACCTGGCTGGCAGGGAACTAACTGTGATCAGGGTAAgctattaaagcgagattataagattttttcaaatatttattaactaatataaaatgtgtaaaaaacttatcaaacatatatttaatataaatgaaaacaagcaaattcatggAATTGATATCCCCGGACAATATgcgtgttatatttgacactaaaaaagcatttttttaaaagatacaaagggccataactccgttattatccgatgacgtacaatgccattaggcgtgcatcatacTCTTATCATATATATgctcataccaaatttcaatgaaattccgccaaagcacttccaagatatggctccggacacaaaaaagttttttttcaagatacaaagggcaatatctCCGTTATGagcagatggtttacaatgccatttggcgtacatcatcctctaatccatataaatacacaaaccaagtttcaatgaaatccgccaaagcacttccaagatatggctccggacacaaaagtgccggacggacggaaaaaacggacggacggaaagacggacggacggaaagacggacgggcggacaacgccaaaataatatcTGGCGGGGGTTAATAAAAGTTCAGAAcaaaatgtgtcgaaaaatgcaaaataagccagatatttaattctgaaatcgaaaaaggctgtacagtcgaattcgccagcatgtaaatcatgcatgtacgatgtgaatctaaatttagtttaacggttcattttaaattccagcaatgacacacgaacactaactaaaaagacgaatgcttcagttattgtaggaaaatatgtacgaaatatcttcgtcgcaATCGGCTCggagcgctaatttgtctttgctgcattttatgaaattcgccttcaatgtatattttttcttgcctatgttGTGTACTGTtacatattgtataaatatattacaattaacacTTATACAACAATGTGTAATCTCGCTTTAATGTAGATTTGTTTCGAAACATTGAAGATTCTTGCATTGTTTTCATTTACCGTAAGAATGTTCATATGCATTCCGACCAAAGAGGATATGTTAATAATGCACTTGTCAGTCCATATCTACGACAGGATTTTGAGAGTGCTCGATCTTCTCTGAACAATAAGTCCATCGAATATTGAACATGTGTTACTTGTTGAAAGTATAATTCTAAATCCcggttatattttaaatataaacattgaactTTTTCGATTCTAACTTCATTATTAATCCAGTCTTCGCATTTGCTGAATTAAAATCATACACAATAAATCAATTACGAGTATATGCATTATGTATTTTAAAGATGTCGACGAATGTGCCCCAAGCCCTTGTAAAAACGGAGCGACGTGCAGCAATCTTCTGAACGCGTATTCGTGCAAGTGTGCGGCGGGCTGGGAGGGAAAAAACTGTGATCAGGGTAGGTGTAAATATATCACATGGTTTTTGAAACTCAATAAACATTCACCGCGTAGTTAATGGAGAACACACTGACATAAACGTCCATTTCTGTTTCTTTGCGTTTTCTGTTTGCTGATTAAGctcaacacaacgttttcaaatgttcataAAATACAGGATAAAAGCGAGGCACTTAACTACGATATCCGGATAGTGCCGTCTTTAATCTCGCCATTCTTTCAttaagggcgacacacgacacacgaagcgataacGTGTGTCACCCTTGATGAAAAAaaggcgagattatagatggcactatccggattccgtacttaacAGTCATCGCGACACAAAGGTTGTGTGTCCGCTATGCCAAGTAGGCCCTAGTGTGCGTGATTATGTGTAGTTACTTTTCAAAATACAGATATAAACGATGAAACCATTGATTGTAACGTGTGCAAATTCTGACGGGTAATGTGCAAAGTCACGTGTCTAACAATTGCAAATAAAACATGACGTATGCAtcggacacataacgaatacatacgagGAAATGAAAGGATGGGCTAGACGTGACTTCCATTTGAAGATTGTTTGAAATTAGGATTATTGCGTTGATACAAATTTCGATAATTATACTTACCGGTATTTAATAATGTcccaaatatttgttttgtaacgTTATATATTTATAGGTATCAACGCATGCGGAAATTCCCCGTGTATGAACGGCGCAACGTGTACTAATCTTCAAACCTCGTACTCTTGCAAATGCGCACCTGGCTGGCAAGGCACGAACTGTGATCAGGGTATGACCATAAATCTCTTTAATATGTAAAAACTTGATACATCCCTTTAAGCCTACGCTCCTTTGACAATATTTTAATGTGCTATTTCATACCCAGTCTGTAATTGAgtgataatatttataattattttatatattcatGGATATTCGATGGCGTTCAAATTGTATTCCCCTTTAATATATTCTTTTCATAATGGTTATCACATATCTGTGAATACTGTAAAGTCAAGACAAATACACAGGCTACCTTTTATGCCCAAAGTCGTCTCTTTGTTTAACATGTTCATAACGAACTAAGTTTTCAGACACGTTTTGCTTATATACAATATTCAGGCCCTCTTTTGAATAAGAAGAATGTAAATAAGAGCGTTATTTCAGATATTAACGAATGCACGCCCGCTCCATGCAAGAACGGCGCCACGTGCACTAATCTTCAGAACGCGTACTCATGCGCATGCTCACCGGGCTGGCAAGGCATcaactgtgatcagggtatgactataaattattttaaaatgaaaatacttgTTTCATTCACGTTTACCTTCTTGCCTTCGACaatattaaacaaagttttttcATACCCAGTCTGTAAATGAGTGGCAAGTTAAGATTATTACATAGTGTCAAAAAAGTAATGGCATTCCCATTTCACAATTatataaatttgttaaataatggTCCTGGCTTGCAGGTAAATATCAGTCAGTCACCACAAATGCATAGGCTCCGagcattgttgttttttactcaacGTCAGCACTCTGTTGCAAATGTTCGAAACGATCACtgcttttatataattattgccAAATGTACTATAAAAAAACCTTTGTCCAATAAGTTAAATGTAATATAGCGATATATTTGACAGAGAGAATGGAATGTGAACGTTAtttcagatatcaacgaatgcgcGCCCGCCCCGTGTAAGAACGGTGCCACGTGTAACAACCTTCAGAATGCGTACTCGTGCACTTGTGTACCTGGCTGGCAGGGAACTAACTGTGATCAGGGTAAgctattaaagcgagattatacgattttttcaaatatttattaactaatataaaatgtgtaaaaaacttattaaacatttatttaataaaaactaaaacaagcaaattcatggAATTGATATCCCCGGACAATATgcgtgttatatttgacactaaaaaagcatttttttcaagatacaaagggccataactccgttattatccgatgacgtacaatgccattaggcgtgcatcatacTCTTATCATATCTATGCTCATACCAAatgtcaatgaaatccgccaaagcacttccaagatatggctccggacacaaaaaagcattttttttcaagatacaaagggcaataactccgttatgagcagatggtttacaatgccatttggcgtacatcatcctctaatccatataaatacacaaaccaagtttcaatgaaatccgccaaagcacttccaagatatggctccggacacaaaagtgccggacggacggataaacggacggacggaaagacggacgggcggacaacgccaaaataatatcTGGCGGGGAATAATTAAAGTTCAGAAcaaaatgtgtcgaaaaatgcaaaataagccagatatttaattctgaaatcgaaaaaggctgtacagtcgaattcgccagcatgtaaatcatgcatgtacgatgtgaatctaaatttagtttaacggttaattttaaattcctgcaacgatatctattcatacgacacacgaacactaactggAAAGACGAATGCTttagttattgtaggaaaatatgtacgaaatatcttcgtcacaatcggctcggagcgctaatttgtctttgctgcattttatgaaattcgtcttcaatgtatattttttcttgcctatgttgtgtatatatttaaacatattgtttaaatatattacaattaacacttataaaacaatgtgtaATCTCGCTTTAATGTAGATTTGTTTCGAAACATTGAAGATTCTTGCATTGTTTTCATTTACCGTAAGAATGTTCATATGCATTCCGACCAAAGAGGATATGTTAATAATGCACTTGTCAGTCCGTATCTACGACAGGATTTTGAGAGTGCTCGATCTTCTCTGAACAATAAGTCCATCGAATATTGAACATGTGTTACTTGTTGAAAGTATAATTCTAAATCCcggttatattttaaatataaacattgaactTTTTCGATTCTAACTTCATTATTAATCCAGTCTTCGCATTTGCTGaattaaaaacatacacaataaATCAATTACGAGTATATGCATTATGTATTTTAAAGATGTCAACGAATGTGCCCCAAGCCCTTGTAAAAACGGAGCGACGTGCAGCAATCTTCTGAACGCGTATTCGTGCAAGTGTGCGGCGGGCTGGGAGGGTAATAACTGTGATCAGGGTAGGTGTAAATATGTCACATGGTTTTTGAAACTCAATAAACATTCACCGCGAATGGAGAACACACTGACATAAACGTCCATTTCTGTTTCTTTGCGTTTTCTGTTTGCTGATTAAGctcaacacaacgttttcaaatgttcataAAATACAGGATAAAAGCGAGGCACTTAACTACGatatccggatagtgccatctttaatctcgccattctttcattaagggcgacacacgacacacaaagcgatacacgtgtgtcgcccttgatcaaaatagggcgagattatagatggcactatccgtaTTCCGTACTTAACAGTCATCGCGACACAAAGGTTGTGTGTCCGCTATGCCATGTAGGCCCTAGTGTGCGTGATTATGTGTAGTAACTTTTCAAAATACAGATATAAACAATGAAACCATTGATTGTAACGTGTGCAAATTCTGACGGGTAATGTGCAAAGTCACGTGTCTCACAATTGCAAATAAAACATGACGTATGCAtcggacacataacgaatacatacgagGAAATGAAAGGATGGGCTAGACGTGACTTCCATTTGAAGATTGTATATAATTTGGGTTATTGCGTTGGTACAAATTTCGATAATTATACTAACCGGTATTTAATAACGTCCCAAATATTCGTTACGTTACGTTATATATTTATAGGTAGCGACGCATGCGGAAATTCCCCGTGTATGAACGGCGCAACGTGTACTAATCTTCAAACCTCGTACTCGTGCAAATGCGCACCTGGCTGGCAAGGCACGAACTGTGATCAGGGTATGACCATAAATCTCTTAAATATGAAAAAACTTGAAACATCCCTTTAAGCCTACGCTCCTTTGACAATATTAAATAGTGCTATTTCATACCCAGTCCGAAATTGAGTGGTAATATTtattagtattttttatattttcatggaTATTCGATGGCGTTTCAAATTGTATTCCCCTTAAGTATATTCGTTTAATAATGGTTATCACATATCTGCGAATACTGTTAAGTCAAGACAAATACACAGGCTACCTTTAATGCCCAAAGTCGTCTCTGTGTTAAACATGTTCATAACGAACTAAGTTTTCAGACACGTTTTGCGTATACAATATTCAGGCCCTCTTTTCAATAAGAAGAATGTAAATTAGAGCGTTATTTCAGATATTAACGAATGCACGCCTGCTCCATGCAAGAACGGCGCCACGTGCACTAATCTTCAGAACGCGTACTCATGCGCATGCTCACCGGGCTGGCAAGGCATTAACTGTGATCAGGGTATgactataaattattttaaaatgagaaTACTTGTTTCATTCACGTTTACCTTCTTTCCTTTGACAATATTAAACAAAGTTTCTTCATACTCAGTCTGTAAATGAGTGGCAAGTTAAGATTATTACATAGTGTCAAAAAAGTAATGGCATTCccatttcaaaattatataaatttgttaaataatggTCCTGACTTGCAGGTAAATATCAGTCAGTCACCACAAATGCATAGGCTCCGagcattgttgttttttactcaacGTCAGCACTCTGTTGCAAATGTTCGAAACGATCACTGCTTTTATACAATTATTGCCAAATGTACTATAAAAAACCCTTTGTCCAATAAGTTAATTGTAATATAGCGATATATTTGACAGAGAGAATGGAATGTAAACGTTAtttcagatatcaacgaatgcgcGCCCGCCCCGTGTAAGAACGGTGCCACGTGTAACAACCTTCAGAATGCGTACTCGTGCACTTGTGTACCTGGCTGGCAGGGAACTAACTGTGATCAGGGTAAgctattaaagcgagattataagattttttcaaatatttattaacttatataaaatgtgtacaaaacttattaaacatatatttaatataaatgaaaacaagcaaattcatggAATTGATATCCCCGGACAATATgcgtgttatatttgacactaaaaaagcatttttttcaagatacaaagggccataactccgttattatccgatgacgtacaatgccattaggcgtgcatcatacTCTTATCATATATATgctcataccaaatttcaatgaaattccgccaaagcacttccaagatatggctccggacacaaaaaagttttttttcaagatacaaagggcaatatctCCGTTATGagcagatggtttacaatgccatttggcgtacatcatcctctaatccatataaatacacaaaccaagtttcaatgaaatccgccaaagcacttcaaagatatggctccggacacaaaagtgccggacggacggaaaaacggacggacggaaagacggacggacggaaagacggacgggcggacaacgccaaaataatatcTGGCGGGGGTTAATAAAAGTTCAGAAcaaaatgtgtcgaaaaatgcaaaataagccagatatttaattctgaaatcgaaaaaggctgtacagtcgaattcgccagcatgtaaatcatgcatgtacgatgtgaatctaaatttagttaaacggttcattttaaattccagcaatgacacacgaacactaactaaaaagacgaatgcttcagttattgtaggaaaatatgtacgaaatatcttcgtcgcaATCGGCTCggagcgctaatttgtctttgctgcattttatgaaattcgccttcaatgtatattttttcttgcctatgttGTGTACTGTtacatattgtataaatatattacaattaacacTTATACAACAATGTGTAATCTCGCTTTAATGTAGATTTGTTTCGAAACATTGAAGATTCTTGCATTGTTTTCATTTACCGTAAGAATGTTCATATGGATTCCGACCAAAGAGGATATGTTAATAATGCACTTGTCAGTCCGTATCTACGACAGGATTTTGAGAGTGCTCGATCTTCTCTGAACAATAAGTCCATCGAATATTGAACATGTGTTACTTGTTGAAAGTATAATTCTAAATCCcggttatattttaaatataaacattgaactTTTTCGATTCTAACTTCATTATTAATCCAGTCTTCGCATTTGCTGaattaaaaacatacacaataaATCAATTACGAGTATATGCATTATGTATTTTAAAGATGTCGACGAATGTGCCCAAAGCCCTTGTAAAAACGGAGCGACGTGCAGCAATCTTCTGAACGCGTATTCGTGCAAGTGTGCGGC carries:
- the LOC127865517 gene encoding fibropellin-1-like is translated as MGGTKASLDVINECDAAPCKNGAKCYPYTTGGYSCACAPGWQGSTCEKDINECDAAPCKNGATCTNLQNAYSCTCVPGWQGTNCDKDVDECAPIPCKNGATCSNLLNDYSCKCAPGWQGKNCDQDINECTPAPCKNGATCTNLQNAYSCACSSGWQGINCDQDINECAPAPCKNGATCNNLQNAYSCTCVPGWQGTNCDQDINECTPAPCKNGATCTNLQNAYSCACSPGWQGINCDQDINECAPAPCKNGATCNNLQNAYSCTCVPGWQGTNCDQDVNECAPSPCKNGATCSNLLNAYSCKCAAGWEGNNCDQDINECTPAPCKNGATCTNLQNAYSCACSPGWQGINCDQDINECAPAPCKNGATCNNLQNAYSCTCVPGWQGTNCDQDINECTPAPCKNGATCTNLQNAYSCACSPGWQGINCDQDINECAPAPCKNGATCNNLQNAYSCTCVPGWQGTNCDQDVNECAPSPCKNGATCSNLLNAYSCKCAAGWEGNNCDQDINECTPAPCKNGATCTNLQNAYSCACSPGWQGINCDQDINECAPAPCKNGATCNNLQNAYSCTCVPGWQGTNCDQESARSSLSH